CTACCAGACCAACGCCTACGACCAGGACAACCGCGTGCAGTACCTGACCAACGCCGGCTCGGTGCGCTCGCGGGGTGTTGAAGTGGAAAGCACGCTGGTGCCGATCAAGGGCCTGACGCTGAACCTCAACGGCTCGTTCAACGACGTGAGTTACCTGTCTTACAAAGATGCGCCGTGCCCACCGGAAGTCAGCCTGCGCCCAGGCGCGCCGGCGTCCTGCGACTTGACCGGCCACCAGGTGGTCGGCGCCTCGAAGTGGATCGCCAACGCCAACGGCGAATACAAGTGGAACCTGGACAACGGCTTCGAACCCTACGTGACTGCCAGCTACGCGTTCCGCTCCAAAGCGGTAGGCACGGTCGAGGATTCCGACTACGGGCAGATTCCCGCCTATGCCGTGGTGAACCTGTCCACCGGCCTGCGCGGCAACTACCAGCAAGGGCAGTGGGACGTGTCGTTGTGGCTGAAAAACGCCTTCGACAAAACCTACTACACCACGCTGTGGACCGGCGGCAATGGCGGCTATGAAGGCCTCTTGGGCACGCCGCGCACCTTAGGCGTGACTGGGCGCTACGACTTCTGACCCAGTGCGATAGGTGGCGGGGCTGAACACCCGCGTCACCACCAGCATCGCCACCGCTGTCACTGTCAGCACCACCCAGGCGCTGACAAAGTTGCCGGTGAGTTCACGCAGCCAGCCGGTCAGCCATGGCGAAACCGCGTTGATCAAAAAGCCCACGCCCTGCACGAAGGCTGCCAGTTGCCCGGCTTGGCGTGGGTCGCGGTGGTGGTCGAGGGTCAGCAACAGGCTCAGGGCAAAACAGGCGCCCAGGCCGAAGCCGCACAACGCTACCCACAGGTGCGGATAGTCCAGCGGCGCGATGATCAGGCCGAGGTAGCCGATGGTTTGCGCCAGCAGGCTGATGCCAAGCAGCGGGCGTCGGTCGATACCGCGTTGCGCCAGCACCGGCATCAACAGCGCGGCGATTACCTGGAAGATGGTCATGAACGCCAGTAGCGAACCACTCGGCAGCACGCCCCAGCCCAGTTGCTGGTAGTACGCAGGCAGCCACGCCACCAGGCTCATGTAGCCGCAATTCACCAAGCCAAAATACAGCGCCAACAGCCAGGCGCGCCGATTGCGCAGGCCTTTGAACGTCGGCATCACGCGGGCGCTTCGGGCCGCACCGAGGGGTAAAAAAGCCCACAGCAGCAACGCGGCCAGCGCCGGCAACAGCCATACGCCGAGCCCCGCCTGCCATTGCTGGAAATACGTGGCCACCAGCGGGCTGAGCAGCGCGGCCAAGCCACCACCGGCCATCAACGAGGCTGAATACACACCCATCGCCACCGGCACGCGTTGATGAAACTCACGCTTGATCATCGCCGGCACCAGCGCCTGGATCAGTGCCACACCGGCACCGCCGAGCAACGCTGTGACCAGCAGCGCCGACGCCTGGCCCATCAGCCAGCGCGCCAGGCACGCCAGCAGAATCATCATCAAGCCCAACGCAATGCCGCGCCGTTCGCCCAGGCGTGCTTCCACGCGCACGCCGATCAGCGCCACCAGGCCCATGCACACCACGGGCAGGCTGGTGAGCAGGGCGCTGCTCTGGAAGCTCAGCCCGGTGGCCTGGCGAATCTCGCCGAGCAACGGGCTGATGGAGCTGAGGATGGGACGTAGGTTGAGGCCGAGCACGACCAGCAGGCCCCAGCCCGCGAGTTTGCTCAGGAATGACGGGTTAAGCGGCATGCATGACCTGCGGGTGCGCAAAAAAGAGGCAGGAAGTATGGCCATACGGCGGGGTATTCTGAAATTAAATATAACCATGCCAGTCAGTGGCAAATGGAATGGTGACGCGCCATGTTCGACCCCGTGTTGTTACGCAGTTTTGTTGCCGTAGTGGACTGTGGCAATTTCACCCGCGCTGCCGAGCGCCTGCACGTGACTCAATCCACCGTGAGCCAGCAGATCCGCCGTCTGGAAGAGGCGGTAGCGTGCCAGTTGCTGGACCGCGAGCAGCGTCGCGTGGTGGCCACCGCCGAGGGCGAGCGCTTGCTGGCCTACGCTCGACGTATCCTCGCGCTGCATGAAGAGGCCGCCGACGTATTGATCAACCAGCAAAGCGACGGCGTACTGCGCCTGGGTGTGCCGGAGGACTTTGCCGCCGAACGCCTGATGCCATTGTTGTCGGCGTTCGTGGCGGCCTTTCCGCGCTTGCGCCTGGAAGTCACCAGCGGCCTTGGGCCGCAATTGCAGCGCCAGTACCGAGCGGGCGAATTCGATGTGCTGCTGGTCAAGCAAATGGGTGACAGCGACGACTGCGTGGCGTCGTGGCCGGAACCCTTGTGCTGGGTGGACAGCCGCAGTACGCCGTCATTGGGGCGCGAGCCGCTGCCCTTGGTGGCGTTTCCGGTGGGCGGGTTGTACCGCAATGAAATGCTGCACCACTTGGAAGTGGGCGGCTGGCATTGGCGCATCGGCTATTCCAGCGCCAGTCTGGCCAGTGTGTGTTCGGCAGTGGCGGCGGGGTTGGGCATCAGTTTGCTGCCGCGACGGGTGGTGCAGGCCGGGCATGTGGTACTCGGTGAAGACAGCGGTTTGCCCAGGGTGCAAGGCGTGCGGCTGGCGTTGTATGGGCGCAGCGGGTTGGGTGCAGCCGGGCAAACGTTGCAACGCCAATTACTTGATTTATGCGCCAACAGCCCAGCGTAAAACGCTCGACAAGCGCCGTTTTTGTGGCGAGGGGCTGGCCACAATCCATGCCTTTTCTGAATATTTTTTATGCCTGAAAAGCATCGAAAAACAGCGCCTTCGTCACAGGCCACGCAGGACGTGGTTTTGGCGCTTCAGGATGTTTCTCATATTCAATTTTGATCTATGTATAACTTTAAAGATTACTTTATGAGATAAGCGTCTGGCCCCGATGATTCAGCCCTCGACGGCCGCTTTGGCAGGCCTGTCGGTTTTTTTGTTTCAAAACCGTAGGGAGTGAATCAATGGGCAATGTCCAGACCGCCGCCAGTGCACCCGAGGCGCAGTGGCGCCAGGCACCGAGTGGTGAGTTGGTCGACCTTGGCCGGCCGCACCGCGCGCCGTTGGGGCAGTTGCGTTTGCAGCAAACCCCGAAGCGCTTCTCGAGCCGCCGCGAAGGCCTTCTGCTGGGCTTGCTGGTGTTGGCGCTGCACGCTGCGGTGATCTATTGGGTGAGCCAGAAGCCGACGCCGGTGCTGCCGATTGTGCCGCCGGAAATCCCGCCGATGACCATCGAATTTTCCCAGCCGGCGCCGCCGGTGGTTGAGCCGCCACCGCCCGTACCGCCACCACCGCCGCCTGTGGTTGAGCCACCGCCGCCGGTGGTGGATGAGTTGGCCGCCAAGCCGGCGCCGCCGAAACCGATTCCAAAACCTAAGCCCAAGCCAATACCGAAGCCCGAGCCCAAGCCCGTACCGAAACCGGTCGAGCAGCCGCCCGCGCCACCTAAGCCCGCGCCACCTGCTCCGCCCGCGCCGGCCGCACCGCCGTCGCCTGCACCGGTTACACCCGCGTCGGCGAACGCCGCGTACCTGAAGAACCCGGCGCCGGAGTACCCGTCACTGGCCCAGCGCCGGGGTTGGGAAGGCACGGTGTTGCTCAGGGTGCATGTGTTGGCCAGCGGCAAACCGGGTGAGATCCAGATCCAGAAAAGCAGCGGGCGCCAGCAACTCGATGACGCCGCACTGGCCGCCGTGAAGCGTTGGAGCTTCGTGCCGGCCAAGCAGGGCGATGTGGCCCAGGACGGCTGGGTCAGCGTACCGATCGATTTCAAGATTCACTAACTATTGCGCTGCGGTGTGTTGCACACGCCGCGACTTGTACAGAGGGAAAACATCATGGCATTAGCATCTCCACTTGAATCCATCGAAAGCGCGGTGATCTGGCTGCTGGTGGTCTTTTCGGTCGCGACCTGGGGCTTCGCCTTGCTCAAGGGCCTGCAGTTCGGTCGCCTCAAGGCCCAGGATCGCAAATTCCACAAACAGTTCTGGGCGGCGTCGAGTCTCGACTCGGCCGCCGAACTGGCCGAAACCCAACCCGGCGCTGCCGCCCGTGTGGCCCAGGCCGGTTATGCCGCAATCCAGGTCGGTGATGCGCCGCACGCAGCGGACTTGAGCCAGGCCATCAACCATCAGGACCGCCTTGAGCGCGCCCTGCGCCAGCAGATCGTGCGGGAACGACGCTCGCTGGAAACCGGCTTGGCCGTGGTCGCCAGTATCGGCAGCACCTCGCCGTTTATCGGCCTGTTCGGCACCGTGTGGGGGATCATGGAAGCGCTGAAGGGGATCAGCGCCGCCGGTTCCGCCAGCCTGGAAACCGTGGCCGGCCCGATTGGTGCGGCGCTGGTGGCCACGGGCGTCGGTATCGCTGTCGCGGTGCCGGCGGTGCTGGTCTACAACTACTTCCTGCGCCGCCTGAAGCTGACGGCTGCCGACCTGGATGACTTTGCCCACGACTTCTACAGCCTGGCGCAGAAGAATTCCTTCCGGGTGTTGCTGCACCCTGCGCTCACCAAAAGCGCGGCCGGCACCCCGCAAAAAGTGAAGGAGGCGTCCTGAGATGGCCTTCTCCACGCAAGACAGTGATGAGGTGCTGAGCGAGATCAACGTCACGCCGTTGGTGGACGTGATGCTGGTGCTGCTGGTGGTGTTTATTGTCACCGCGCCGCTGCTGACCAATTCGATCCCGATCAACCT
The sequence above is a segment of the Pseudomonas sp. R76 genome. Coding sequences within it:
- a CDS encoding CynX/NimT family MFS transporter is translated as MPLNPSFLSKLAGWGLLVVLGLNLRPILSSISPLLGEIRQATGLSFQSSALLTSLPVVCMGLVALIGVRVEARLGERRGIALGLMMILLACLARWLMGQASALLVTALLGGAGVALIQALVPAMIKREFHQRVPVAMGVYSASLMAGGGLAALLSPLVATYFQQWQAGLGVWLLPALAALLLWAFLPLGAARSARVMPTFKGLRNRRAWLLALYFGLVNCGYMSLVAWLPAYYQQLGWGVLPSGSLLAFMTIFQVIAALLMPVLAQRGIDRRPLLGISLLAQTIGYLGLIIAPLDYPHLWVALCGFGLGACFALSLLLTLDHHRDPRQAGQLAAFVQGVGFLINAVSPWLTGWLRELTGNFVSAWVVLTVTAVAMLVVTRVFSPATYRTGSEVVAPSHA
- a CDS encoding LysR family transcriptional regulator; the encoded protein is MFDPVLLRSFVAVVDCGNFTRAAERLHVTQSTVSQQIRRLEEAVACQLLDREQRRVVATAEGERLLAYARRILALHEEAADVLINQQSDGVLRLGVPEDFAAERLMPLLSAFVAAFPRLRLEVTSGLGPQLQRQYRAGEFDVLLVKQMGDSDDCVASWPEPLCWVDSRSTPSLGREPLPLVAFPVGGLYRNEMLHHLEVGGWHWRIGYSSASLASVCSAVAAGLGISLLPRRVVQAGHVVLGEDSGLPRVQGVRLALYGRSGLGAAGQTLQRQLLDLCANSPA
- a CDS encoding energy transducer TonB, whose protein sequence is MGNVQTAASAPEAQWRQAPSGELVDLGRPHRAPLGQLRLQQTPKRFSSRREGLLLGLLVLALHAAVIYWVSQKPTPVLPIVPPEIPPMTIEFSQPAPPVVEPPPPVPPPPPPVVEPPPPVVDELAAKPAPPKPIPKPKPKPIPKPEPKPVPKPVEQPPAPPKPAPPAPPAPAAPPSPAPVTPASANAAYLKNPAPEYPSLAQRRGWEGTVLLRVHVLASGKPGEIQIQKSSGRQQLDDAALAAVKRWSFVPAKQGDVAQDGWVSVPIDFKIH
- a CDS encoding MotA/TolQ/ExbB proton channel family protein, with product MMALASPLESIESAVIWLLVVFSVATWGFALLKGLQFGRLKAQDRKFHKQFWAASSLDSAAELAETQPGAAARVAQAGYAAIQVGDAPHAADLSQAINHQDRLERALRQQIVRERRSLETGLAVVASIGSTSPFIGLFGTVWGIMEALKGISAAGSASLETVAGPIGAALVATGVGIAVAVPAVLVYNYFLRRLKLTAADLDDFAHDFYSLAQKNSFRVLLHPALTKSAAGTPQKVKEAS